Proteins encoded together in one Thermoplasmata archaeon window:
- a CDS encoding methionine synthase, whose amino-acid sequence MSALLTTSVGSFPKPDYLQRARTKAARGDLAKASLRDLEEKATAEWIRFQEEIGIDIPVDGEQYRGDMATYFAENIEGTEISGLVRSYGNRYYKKPIIVDELGVHGPISVDWFRFAQARTKKPVKGMITGPYTMMDWSFDEFYGSREEACLAFAKLLHREVVALEAAGAKIVQVDEPALSTRFDELPLLVKAVGVVTSGLEAKTILHTCYGNYNEIFEYFNKLPVDQLDLEMSNSGLDLLDRFKKEPLTKEIAFGVVDVHSHVVEPESLIRDRIEKALTIFEPSKLYVDPDCGLKTRTVEEAQAKLRNMVAAARAVRSAHHLT is encoded by the coding sequence ATGAGCGCCCTTCTGACGACGAGCGTCGGCTCGTTCCCCAAGCCCGACTATTTGCAGCGGGCTCGCACGAAGGCCGCGAGAGGTGACCTTGCGAAAGCAAGCCTCCGGGACCTCGAGGAGAAGGCGACCGCGGAGTGGATCCGCTTCCAAGAGGAAATCGGCATCGACATCCCGGTCGACGGCGAGCAGTACCGGGGCGACATGGCGACGTATTTTGCGGAGAACATCGAGGGCACGGAGATCTCGGGGCTCGTGCGTTCGTACGGCAACCGCTATTACAAGAAGCCGATCATCGTTGACGAGCTCGGCGTGCACGGGCCGATTAGCGTCGACTGGTTCCGGTTCGCGCAGGCCCGGACCAAAAAGCCGGTCAAAGGGATGATTACGGGCCCGTACACGATGATGGACTGGTCGTTCGACGAGTTCTACGGCTCGCGGGAGGAGGCGTGTCTCGCCTTCGCGAAGCTGCTGCATCGGGAGGTGGTCGCCCTCGAGGCGGCGGGCGCGAAGATCGTCCAGGTCGACGAGCCCGCCCTCTCGACGCGGTTCGACGAGCTGCCGTTGCTCGTGAAAGCCGTCGGGGTCGTGACGAGCGGCCTCGAGGCGAAGACGATCCTCCACACCTGCTACGGGAACTACAACGAGATCTTCGAGTACTTCAACAAACTGCCCGTCGACCAACTCGACCTCGAGATGTCGAATTCGGGGCTCGACCTCCTCGATCGGTTCAAGAAGGAGCCGCTGACGAAGGAGATCGCCTTCGGGGTCGTCGACGTGCACAGCCACGTGGTCGAGCCCGAATCGCTCATCCGCGATCGGATCGAGAAGGCCTTGACGATCTTCGAGCCGAGCAAGCTCTACGTCGACCCGGATTGCGGCCTGAAGACGCGGACGGTCGAGGAGGCCCAAGCGAAACTCCGGAACATGGTGGCAGCGGCGCGGGCGGTCCGGAGCGCGCACCACCTGACGTAG